In one Chitinophaga sancti genomic region, the following are encoded:
- a CDS encoding bifunctional aldolase/short-chain dehydrogenase, giving the protein MIQSVNFKHVSYLWDEEKAAALAGDEVGLLIYRSNLLGADLRLTNYGGGNTSCKAMAIDPLTGKQTEVMWVKGSGGDLGTLKRSGLAALYVDRLHSLENIYKGIRMEDEMVELFNHCIYDLKSKAPSIDTPLHGFLPFKHIDHLHPDAAIAIAAAKDGERITQELFNGTIGWVPWQRPGFDLGLQLRQCLKDNPGIRGIMLGSHGLFTWGDTAYESYINTLEVIERCATYLEDNYNKKRQVFGGAKISPAAPEVRKKQAAALAPVLRGLCSGHTRMIGHFTDDPRVLEFINSNDLARLAPMGTSCPDHFLRTKISPLVLDLDPQASLDDVATLKQQLEPAFAAYRQLYTDYYNTCRHDNSPALRDPNPVVILYPGIGMFTFSKDKQTARVAAEFYINAINVMKGAEAISEYTALPRQEAFDIEYWLLEEAKLQRMPKPKALSGRIALVTGSAGGIGKAIAKKFADEGACVIVNDNDAGRLEKAKDEFQKQYGADVFTTAVLDVTKASDIHEAYAAGALAFGGVDLVVNCAGLSISKPLEAHTEKDWDLLYDVLVKGQFLVTQAGVAIMRKQDMGGDVLNIVSKNALMSGPNNAGYGSAKAAQLHLSRLNAAELGKDNIRVNVINPDAVIADSKIWEGDWAAGRAKAYGITVEELPGYYAKRTLLNQIILPEDIANACFALTGGLLNKSTGNVVNVDGGVATAFVR; this is encoded by the coding sequence ATGATTCAGTCTGTAAATTTCAAGCACGTAAGCTACTTATGGGATGAGGAAAAGGCCGCCGCACTGGCCGGTGACGAAGTTGGCCTGTTAATCTACCGCTCAAACCTCCTGGGCGCAGATCTCCGCTTAACAAACTATGGCGGTGGCAACACCTCCTGCAAAGCGATGGCCATAGACCCGCTTACCGGGAAACAAACAGAAGTGATGTGGGTAAAAGGCTCTGGTGGCGACCTCGGCACCCTCAAACGTAGTGGTCTTGCTGCATTATACGTGGACCGCCTGCACAGCCTCGAAAATATTTACAAAGGTATCCGGATGGAGGATGAAATGGTAGAACTCTTCAACCATTGCATCTATGACCTGAAATCTAAAGCCCCTTCTATCGATACTCCCCTGCATGGCTTCCTGCCATTCAAACATATCGATCACCTGCACCCTGATGCTGCCATCGCTATCGCTGCCGCGAAAGACGGTGAACGTATCACACAGGAACTCTTCAACGGCACCATCGGTTGGGTACCCTGGCAGCGTCCTGGATTCGACCTGGGGCTGCAATTGCGCCAGTGCCTGAAAGATAATCCAGGTATCAGGGGTATCATGCTCGGCTCTCATGGCCTTTTCACCTGGGGTGATACCGCTTACGAAAGCTATATCAATACCCTCGAAGTAATCGAGCGTTGCGCTACTTACCTCGAAGATAATTACAATAAAAAACGCCAGGTATTCGGTGGCGCTAAGATCAGCCCTGCCGCTCCTGAAGTACGTAAAAAACAAGCCGCTGCACTGGCGCCCGTATTACGCGGTCTCTGCTCCGGCCATACCCGCATGATCGGTCACTTTACAGATGACCCGCGCGTGCTTGAGTTCATCAATTCCAATGACCTCGCCCGCCTGGCACCAATGGGCACCAGCTGTCCTGACCACTTCCTGCGTACTAAAATCAGTCCGCTGGTACTGGACCTGGATCCCCAGGCATCCCTCGATGATGTAGCTACGCTTAAACAACAACTGGAGCCTGCTTTTGCAGCTTACCGCCAGCTATATACTGATTACTACAACACCTGCCGTCACGACAACAGCCCTGCACTGCGCGATCCAAACCCGGTGGTGATCCTCTACCCTGGTATCGGTATGTTTACCTTCTCAAAAGATAAACAAACTGCCCGCGTAGCTGCCGAATTCTATATCAATGCTATCAATGTAATGAAAGGCGCAGAAGCTATTTCTGAATACACGGCCCTTCCTCGCCAGGAAGCATTCGATATCGAATACTGGTTGCTCGAAGAAGCGAAACTGCAACGTATGCCGAAGCCGAAAGCCCTGTCCGGCCGTATCGCGCTGGTAACAGGTAGTGCTGGTGGTATCGGTAAAGCAATCGCAAAGAAATTCGCTGATGAAGGTGCTTGTGTTATTGTCAATGACAACGACGCCGGTCGCCTGGAAAAAGCGAAAGACGAATTCCAGAAACAATACGGTGCTGATGTATTTACCACAGCAGTACTCGATGTAACCAAAGCAAGTGATATCCACGAAGCATATGCAGCAGGCGCACTGGCATTTGGCGGTGTAGACCTCGTTGTAAACTGTGCGGGTCTGTCCATCTCTAAACCACTGGAAGCACATACCGAAAAAGACTGGGATCTGCTATATGATGTATTGGTGAAAGGCCAGTTCCTCGTAACACAGGCAGGCGTTGCAATCATGCGCAAACAGGATATGGGTGGCGATGTACTGAACATCGTAAGCAAAAACGCGCTCATGAGTGGTCCTAATAATGCTGGTTATGGTTCTGCAAAAGCTGCACAGCTGCACCTGAGCCGCCTGAATGCTGCTGAATTAGGAAAAGATAATATCCGTGTAAACGTCATCAACCCTGATGCGGTGATCGCAGATAGTAAAATATGGGAAGGTGACTGGGCTGCTGGTCGCGCTAAAGCCTATGGTATCACCGTAGAAGAACTGCCGGGTTACTATGCAAAACGTACCCTGCTCAATCAGATCATATTACCGGAGGATATTGCCAATGCCTGCTTCGCCCTGACTGGTGGCTTGCTGAACAAGTCAACAGGAAATGTGGTGAACGTTGATGGCGGTGTGGCAACTGCCTTCGTCAGGTAG
- a CDS encoding TIM barrel protein → MNIEKFHLSDFNDARKQAHDRNFQHISEKVNNLSEVLEKLEEFQVAIPSWALGTGGTRFGRFSGGGEPRNLEEKITDIGLLHALNRSSGAVSLHIPWDIPENTASIKALAAQYDIRFDAVNSNTFQDQPGQEYSYKFGSLHHTDKGVRQQAVEHNIEVIKYGVELGSNALSLWLADGSCFPGQLNFRGAFKRTYESLQEIYAALPEDWKLYIEYKAFEPNFYSTTIGDWGQSLLFANKLGPKAQTLVDLGHHLPNANIEQIVALLLMEGKLAGFHFNDSKYGDDDLTVGSINPYQLFLIFNELVEGMDARGMHHASDLGWMIDASHNVKDPLEDLLQSVEAIKIAYAQALLVDTKALQAAQQNNDAVAAQEILQQAYRTDVRPLVAQARLNAGGVLDPIAFYRQHKVRENLVKERGLKTVATGL, encoded by the coding sequence ATGAACATCGAAAAATTCCACCTTTCTGATTTTAACGACGCCCGCAAACAAGCCCACGATCGCAATTTTCAGCATATCTCTGAAAAAGTCAACAACCTCAGCGAGGTCCTTGAAAAACTGGAAGAATTCCAGGTAGCCATCCCTAGTTGGGCCCTCGGTACCGGTGGTACCCGCTTCGGCCGCTTTTCCGGCGGTGGCGAACCCCGTAACCTGGAAGAAAAAATCACTGACATCGGCCTCCTGCACGCCCTCAATCGCAGCAGCGGCGCTGTGTCTCTGCATATTCCATGGGATATTCCTGAAAATACCGCTAGCATCAAAGCCCTCGCCGCACAATACGACATCCGCTTCGATGCCGTAAATTCAAACACCTTCCAGGACCAACCCGGACAGGAGTATAGCTACAAATTCGGCTCCCTCCACCACACGGACAAAGGCGTAAGACAACAAGCCGTAGAACACAACATCGAAGTCATCAAATACGGCGTTGAACTCGGCTCAAATGCCCTCAGCCTCTGGCTGGCTGATGGCTCCTGCTTCCCCGGACAACTGAACTTCCGCGGTGCTTTCAAACGCACTTACGAAAGTCTGCAGGAAATCTATGCTGCACTTCCTGAAGATTGGAAACTCTACATCGAATACAAGGCCTTCGAACCCAATTTTTATAGCACGACTATCGGCGACTGGGGTCAATCCCTCTTGTTCGCGAACAAACTAGGTCCTAAAGCCCAAACCCTTGTTGACCTGGGACATCACCTCCCGAACGCAAATATAGAGCAGATTGTAGCCCTCCTTCTAATGGAAGGCAAGCTGGCCGGATTCCATTTTAATGACTCCAAATACGGGGATGATGACCTCACAGTAGGCAGCATCAACCCTTACCAATTATTCCTCATCTTCAACGAACTCGTAGAAGGCATGGATGCCCGTGGTATGCACCACGCAAGTGATCTGGGCTGGATGATAGATGCTTCTCACAATGTAAAAGATCCCCTGGAGGATCTGCTGCAATCAGTAGAAGCCATCAAAATCGCCTACGCACAGGCATTGCTGGTAGATACCAAGGCACTGCAGGCCGCACAGCAGAATAATGATGCGGTTGCTGCACAGGAAATACTGCAACAGGCCTATCGTACAGATGTTCGGCCGCTGGTTGCTCAGGCCCGCCTGAACGCCGGTGGTGTACTCGATCCGATCGCGTTCTATCGCCAGCACAAGGTGAGAGAGAACCTGGTCAAAGAGAGAGGCTTAAAGACTGTCGCGACAGGATTATAA
- a CDS encoding FGGY-family carbohydrate kinase encodes MNCIAILDIGKTNKKLFLINEQYHIVYERGVSFPETKDEDGDNCEDIRLLTRWVKDSLIELTTQPAFHVKAMNFSTYGASFVYLNEKGEVIAPLYNYLKSYPTTLQDDFNNKYGGQLQICSETASPALGSLNAGLQLYRIKEEQPELYKQIRYALHLPQYVSYLISGKFMTDITSIGCHTMLWDFANQQYHHWVKEEGLLEKLPAIFPGDEVVKCRGNGLEEGSNNDGSNSPHGVSTTAPDYLVGAGLHDSSAALIPYLESFREPFILISTGTWCITLNPFNTQTLTPEELEQDCLCYLTYQGRPVKAARLFAGNEHEQQVRRLSEYYQTPVNYYQQIAFDPAIFAQLQATAVKEAPLSGKDLLRASRFAHRSLSDFTSYEIAYHQLIMDLMEQQQHSTALVTTGTAVRRIFVDGGFGKNPVYMHMLAAAFPQMEVFAASVAQATAIGAALAIHRHWNTQALPGDLVQMRHYAMNRELAYR; translated from the coding sequence ATGAATTGTATTGCTATTTTAGATATCGGTAAGACCAACAAAAAGTTGTTCCTTATCAATGAACAGTACCACATCGTCTACGAAAGAGGCGTGAGCTTCCCGGAAACAAAAGACGAAGATGGTGATAACTGTGAAGACATCCGCCTGCTCACCCGGTGGGTAAAGGATAGTTTGATAGAGCTGACCACCCAGCCCGCATTCCATGTCAAAGCAATGAATTTTAGTACCTATGGGGCTAGCTTCGTATACCTGAATGAAAAAGGTGAAGTGATCGCTCCTTTGTACAATTACCTTAAATCATACCCCACTACCTTACAGGATGACTTCAACAATAAATACGGTGGCCAGTTGCAGATCTGCAGTGAAACGGCTTCGCCCGCATTAGGGAGTCTGAATGCAGGTTTACAGTTGTATCGCATCAAAGAAGAACAACCGGAATTATATAAACAGATCCGCTATGCATTGCATCTACCGCAATATGTGAGCTACCTGATTTCTGGGAAATTTATGACGGATATTACCAGTATCGGTTGTCATACCATGCTGTGGGATTTTGCAAACCAGCAATATCATCATTGGGTGAAGGAAGAAGGCCTGCTGGAAAAACTGCCTGCAATTTTTCCAGGCGATGAAGTCGTTAAGTGCAGGGGCAACGGGTTAGAAGAAGGCAGCAATAACGACGGCAGCAATTCCCCGCATGGCGTTTCTACAACCGCCCCCGATTACCTCGTCGGTGCCGGCCTTCACGACTCCTCGGCCGCTCTCATTCCCTACCTGGAATCCTTCAGGGAGCCTTTTATTCTCATCAGCACAGGTACCTGGTGCATCACCCTCAACCCCTTTAATACACAAACCCTCACCCCGGAAGAACTTGAACAGGACTGCCTCTGCTATCTCACCTACCAGGGCCGCCCTGTGAAAGCAGCCCGCCTCTTCGCCGGCAACGAGCACGAGCAGCAAGTGCGCCGCCTGTCAGAATATTATCAAACACCGGTAAATTACTACCAGCAAATCGCCTTTGACCCCGCTATATTTGCTCAGTTGCAGGCAACAGCGGTAAAGGAAGCACCGCTCTCAGGAAAAGACCTGTTACGGGCCTCCCGATTTGCTCATAGATCATTGTCAGATTTCACGAGTTACGAAATTGCTTATCACCAGCTAATAATGGACCTGATGGAACAACAGCAGCACTCCACTGCCCTCGTTACTACTGGTACTGCAGTGCGCCGCATTTTCGTGGACGGAGGCTTTGGTAAAAACCCGGTGTACATGCACATGCTCGCAGCTGCATTTCCTCAAATGGAGGTATTTGCCGCTTCCGTTGCACAGGCCACCGCCATCGGGGCCGCACTGGCTATTCACCGGCACTGGAATACCCAGGCCCTTCCCGGAGATCTGGTTCAAATGAGGCATTATGCAATGAACAGGGAATTGGCTTACAGGTAG
- a CDS encoding (Fe-S)-binding protein, which translates to MKVGLFIPCYIDQFYPQVGIATLSLLEKLGCEVVYPQGQTCCGQPMANSGFEHLTGGCNELFVKNFADFDYIVSPSGSCTLHIKDHLHVHDKEDAATHIRQHIYELSEFLTDVLQVKHLSARFPHKVGIHQSCHGQRGLHLSQMTELVAAPYSKPEQLLQMVEGLELIELTRKDECCGFGGTFCVFEEAVSVKMGKDRIADHEKHGAEYITGNDVSCLMHLEGILKRQQSKVKVLHIAEILNAAF; encoded by the coding sequence ATGAAAGTAGGACTCTTTATACCATGCTACATCGACCAGTTCTATCCGCAGGTGGGCATCGCCACTCTATCCCTGCTGGAAAAACTCGGCTGCGAAGTAGTATATCCGCAGGGCCAAACCTGTTGCGGACAACCCATGGCAAACTCCGGTTTTGAACACCTCACCGGCGGTTGCAATGAACTGTTTGTCAAAAATTTTGCAGACTTTGACTACATCGTTTCCCCTTCGGGCAGCTGTACGCTACACATCAAAGACCACCTGCATGTACATGACAAAGAAGATGCTGCGACACATATTCGTCAGCACATCTATGAATTATCCGAATTCTTGACAGACGTGCTCCAGGTCAAACACCTGAGCGCCCGTTTCCCGCATAAAGTTGGTATTCACCAAAGCTGTCACGGACAGCGCGGCCTGCATCTTTCCCAGATGACAGAGCTGGTTGCCGCTCCCTATTCCAAACCAGAACAACTCCTCCAGATGGTCGAAGGCCTGGAACTCATAGAACTCACCCGCAAAGATGAGTGCTGCGGTTTCGGCGGTACCTTCTGCGTGTTTGAAGAAGCCGTGTCCGTAAAAATGGGGAAAGACCGTATCGCCGATCACGAAAAGCATGGTGCCGAATATATCACAGGTAATGACGTGAGCTGTCTCATGCACCTGGAAGGTATTCTCAAAAGACAGCAGAGCAAGGTCAAAGTACTGCACATCGCAGAGATCCTGAATGCTGCTTTTTAA
- a CDS encoding lactate utilization protein B: protein MEPTTAHKEHAELAADFNKDEARVDWHDETLWWVRQKRDKMAWSLPEWEDLRETASRIKFNVLGNLHDYLLEFEKNAQLNGATVHWAADAKEHNEIVLKLLKEQGVQRMVKSKSMLTEECHLNPFLAEHGIDVIDTDLGERIVQLAKEPPSHIVLPCIHKKKEEIGDLFHIHLGTPAGNADPKFLTAAARLHLRKEFIQSHVAITGVNFAVAETGEMVVCTNEGNADMGAHLADVHIACMGIEKIIPQRKHLGVFLRLLARSATGQPITTYSSHFRKPGAGRQLHIVLVDNGRSRQLGREEFRNSLKCIRCGACMNTCPVYRRSGGHSYHNAVAGPIGAILAPNLDMKENADLPFASTLCGSCSNVCPVKINIHEQLYQWRQVIVQEGYAKTSKKASMAMMNMVLSRPTVFKTAGGVGRWVMRHFPGVVNNGMNPWYKQRDMPEAPKESFADWYKKNKQ from the coding sequence ATGGAACCAACAACTGCACATAAAGAGCACGCCGAACTGGCAGCCGACTTCAATAAAGACGAAGCGAGAGTAGACTGGCATGATGAAACCCTGTGGTGGGTCCGTCAGAAGAGAGATAAGATGGCCTGGTCACTCCCCGAATGGGAAGACCTGCGCGAAACTGCCTCCCGTATCAAATTCAATGTACTCGGCAATCTCCACGATTACCTGCTTGAATTTGAAAAAAATGCACAACTCAACGGCGCTACCGTTCACTGGGCGGCTGACGCAAAGGAGCACAATGAAATCGTGTTAAAACTTCTGAAGGAACAAGGCGTGCAGCGCATGGTGAAAAGTAAATCCATGCTCACAGAGGAGTGCCACCTGAATCCTTTCCTGGCAGAACATGGTATCGACGTGATCGACACGGACCTTGGCGAGCGCATCGTGCAACTGGCAAAGGAACCACCGAGCCACATTGTACTGCCCTGTATTCACAAGAAGAAGGAAGAAATCGGAGACCTGTTCCATATTCACTTAGGTACACCTGCCGGCAATGCGGATCCAAAGTTCCTCACTGCCGCGGCAAGGCTGCACCTGAGAAAAGAATTTATTCAATCCCACGTAGCGATTACAGGCGTCAATTTCGCTGTAGCCGAAACAGGGGAGATGGTGGTATGTACCAACGAAGGAAATGCCGATATGGGCGCTCACCTGGCCGATGTACATATTGCCTGTATGGGGATCGAAAAGATCATCCCGCAGCGTAAACACCTCGGTGTATTCCTGCGCCTCCTGGCACGCAGTGCTACCGGCCAGCCAATCACCACCTACAGCAGTCATTTCCGCAAGCCAGGAGCAGGCCGGCAACTCCACATCGTATTGGTGGATAATGGCCGCAGCCGTCAGCTGGGTAGGGAAGAATTCCGGAACTCACTGAAATGTATCCGTTGTGGGGCGTGTATGAATACCTGCCCGGTATACCGGCGGAGTGGTGGACATAGCTATCACAATGCAGTAGCTGGGCCTATTGGCGCTATCCTCGCACCTAACCTGGATATGAAGGAGAATGCAGACCTGCCATTTGCGTCTACGCTGTGCGGATCCTGTTCCAATGTATGCCCGGTAAAAATTAATATCCATGAGCAGCTCTATCAATGGAGACAGGTCATTGTGCAGGAAGGATATGCAAAAACAAGCAAGAAAGCCAGTATGGCGATGATGAATATGGTGTTGTCAAGACCAACGGTGTTTAAAACCGCCGGTGGGGTAGGGCGCTGGGTAATGCGACATTTCCCGGGCGTGGTGAACAATGGGATGAACCCCTGGTATAAACAAAGGGATATGCCGGAAGCACCGAAGGAATCATTCGCAGATTGGTATAAAAAGAACAAACAATAA
- a CDS encoding XAC2610-related protein: MVLQVNKVLIYNERAVCRKKRWVQAATDETQNRHVPGWLQEVERRLQKNLHTSLSVISFVVEFIAMKRSPLTLLLLVCSSAFAQHNISFKIDGFSNKYYGLVSVRDTADVFKAGTVKVFDKTTKKELFHTTSDELTFDLHNGQAKANILEAPYGEQSLIIYEDFNFDGVKDFALMDGQNSCYHGPSFQVWLAQGAGFKRSEAFTRLAQEYCGMFVVNQKDKVLETMTKSGCCWHQFSRFKVENGQLKTLSVEESSLSNMEPYFEEVSQQTWVNGKEEHTLKQYMGEQADTLFSFTLAKNGKQVVVFHVGGESEFLFYALCQKDGSVEFSYPEVVYDEKKQENVGGVMNYGNGRLAFKNEEASYEVYDEGNGKIGVKVLCDGKNYVFEGLAASVKGGLDGLKEVEKKNLKKVL; the protein is encoded by the coding sequence ATGGTTTTGCAGGTCAACAAGGTATTGATATACAACGAACGTGCCGTGTGCCGGAAGAAAAGGTGGGTGCAGGCTGCCACGGATGAGACACAAAACCGGCATGTGCCAGGGTGGTTACAGGAAGTAGAAAGAAGGCTACAGAAGAACTTGCACACCTCGCTAAGTGTTATTAGCTTTGTGGTGGAATTTATTGCCATGAAAAGATCTCCCCTTACGCTGTTACTTTTGGTATGCAGCAGCGCATTTGCGCAGCACAACATTTCATTTAAAATTGATGGTTTCTCTAACAAATACTACGGGCTGGTAAGCGTTCGCGATACGGCGGATGTGTTTAAGGCAGGCACGGTGAAGGTATTCGATAAAACGACGAAGAAAGAGCTGTTTCATACGACGTCGGATGAGTTAACTTTCGATCTGCACAATGGGCAGGCGAAAGCGAATATCCTGGAGGCGCCATATGGCGAGCAGAGTCTGATCATTTATGAGGACTTCAATTTTGACGGTGTGAAGGATTTTGCGCTGATGGATGGGCAGAATAGTTGCTATCACGGGCCTTCTTTCCAGGTGTGGCTGGCACAGGGTGCGGGTTTTAAGCGCAGTGAGGCGTTTACCAGGCTGGCGCAGGAGTATTGTGGAATGTTCGTGGTGAACCAGAAGGATAAAGTGCTGGAAACGATGACAAAGAGTGGTTGTTGCTGGCATCAGTTTTCACGGTTTAAGGTGGAGAACGGGCAACTGAAAACCCTGAGTGTAGAGGAATCCAGTTTGAGTAATATGGAACCGTATTTTGAGGAGGTATCTCAGCAGACCTGGGTAAATGGGAAGGAAGAACATACGTTGAAGCAGTATATGGGTGAGCAGGCGGATACGCTGTTTTCGTTTACATTGGCGAAGAATGGGAAGCAGGTAGTCGTGTTTCATGTGGGTGGTGAGAGTGAGTTCTTGTTTTATGCGTTGTGTCAGAAAGACGGAAGTGTAGAGTTTTCATATCCGGAGGTGGTGTATGATGAGAAGAAACAGGAGAATGTGGGTGGTGTAATGAACTATGGTAACGGGAGGCTGGCGTTTAAGAACGAGGAGGCAAGTTATGAGGTGTATGATGAGGGGAACGGAAAGATTGGGGTGAAGGTGCTGTGTGATGGGAAGAATTATGTGTTTGAGGGGCTTGCAGCGAGTGTGAAAGGTGGATTGGATGGGCTGAAGGAAGTGGAGAAAAAGAATTTGAAGAAGGTGCTGTAG
- a CDS encoding baeRF3 domain-containing protein yields the protein MMLSDQLVVMQKNETPPCISIVVALEGAQDKKAALQLVNQSIEEAADHLRTAWPDKAASLVNAFNELLNNYTYSPVHKGLGLYVAPNYNKLFHFSFPVQAKVCLGEKFAVRELLYQEQYGFEYLVLHLEEKKVQLYRGQMDRLQQIKDDNFPLDFDNEYDYTPATGGERVKDKSTIIGLRQQNFYRVADRKLEAYLHGQVLILTGPTKDIGYFEDVSTHKKELTASIHGNFSGVPMKTLEDKVWPAVRSFIELRDQQVIPSFMNVSPSR from the coding sequence ATGATGTTATCAGATCAGTTAGTTGTAATGCAAAAAAACGAAACCCCACCCTGCATTTCCATTGTTGTAGCACTAGAGGGGGCACAAGATAAAAAAGCGGCCTTACAACTGGTAAATCAATCCATTGAGGAAGCCGCTGACCATCTTCGTACAGCCTGGCCCGATAAGGCAGCATCCCTTGTAAACGCATTTAATGAACTCTTAAACAATTACACTTACAGCCCGGTACACAAAGGACTTGGCCTGTACGTGGCCCCCAATTATAATAAACTTTTCCATTTTTCATTTCCCGTGCAGGCAAAGGTCTGCCTGGGAGAGAAATTTGCCGTACGGGAACTGTTGTACCAGGAACAATACGGTTTTGAGTACCTTGTACTTCACCTGGAAGAAAAGAAGGTACAACTGTACCGTGGCCAGATGGACCGCCTGCAACAAATCAAGGATGACAATTTTCCCCTGGATTTTGACAACGAATATGATTATACCCCTGCAACAGGCGGGGAAAGGGTAAAAGATAAATCCACCATCATCGGCCTCCGGCAGCAAAACTTTTACAGGGTAGCTGACCGGAAGCTGGAAGCCTACCTGCACGGACAAGTCCTGATCCTGACCGGCCCTACAAAAGACATTGGTTATTTTGAAGACGTCAGCACGCATAAAAAAGAGCTTACGGCCTCTATCCATGGCAATTTCTCTGGTGTACCTATGAAGACACTGGAAGACAAAGTCTGGCCGGCAGTACGATCATTTATCGAATTGCGGGATCAGCAGGTCATCCCCTCTTTCATGAATGTTTCTCCTTCACGCTAG
- a CDS encoding 2-hydroxyacid dehydrogenase has translation MKTAFYSTRKFERDFLLQAAGDQHELVLLEPALSLATAPLAAGCEAVCIFVNDDGSAPVLEKLAALGVKYLALRSAGFNHVDIQAAHALGMRIARVPEYSPYAVAEHTVALILALNRKLVRAHNRIRDLNFSLDGLTGFDLHGKTVGIIGMGKIGKLVGHIMRGFGCQIIAFDRYPDNEWAKANDATYVSIDELCSRSDIISLHAPLMPETEYIINKESIARMKKGVMLINTSRGRLINTLDVTEGLKSGQIGYLGLDVYEEERGLFFEDHSSDIVQDDVISRLITFANVLITSHQAFLTDTALKNIAATTMYNLDCFVKGEKGVNELT, from the coding sequence ATGAAGACCGCCTTTTACAGTACCCGTAAATTTGAAAGGGATTTTTTGTTACAGGCAGCCGGTGACCAGCATGAATTAGTTTTGCTGGAACCCGCACTCTCATTAGCAACAGCGCCTTTGGCAGCAGGTTGTGAAGCCGTCTGTATTTTTGTCAACGACGATGGCTCAGCGCCGGTGTTAGAGAAACTTGCCGCATTGGGCGTTAAATATTTAGCGCTGCGTTCAGCAGGTTTTAATCATGTAGACATACAGGCAGCTCATGCGCTGGGAATGCGTATAGCCCGTGTGCCGGAGTACTCGCCTTATGCCGTAGCCGAACATACAGTGGCGCTTATACTGGCACTGAACAGGAAGCTGGTAAGGGCACATAACCGCATCAGGGACCTAAATTTCTCGCTGGATGGACTGACAGGGTTTGACCTCCATGGCAAGACGGTCGGTATCATTGGTATGGGGAAGATTGGTAAGCTTGTAGGGCATATTATGCGGGGCTTTGGGTGTCAGATCATTGCATTTGATCGTTACCCTGATAATGAGTGGGCCAAAGCAAACGATGCTACTTATGTAAGTATCGATGAGTTGTGCAGCAGGTCAGATATTATATCACTGCATGCACCATTGATGCCGGAGACTGAATATATTATCAATAAAGAGAGCATTGCCAGGATGAAGAAAGGGGTCATGCTGATTAATACGAGCCGTGGCAGGCTGATTAATACGCTGGATGTGACGGAAGGTTTGAAATCAGGGCAGATTGGATATTTGGGATTGGATGTGTATGAAGAGGAGAGGGGATTGTTTTTTGAGGATCATAGTAGTGATATTGTGCAGGATGATGTGATCTCCAGGTTGATTACGTTTGCGAATGTATTGATCACGAGTCATCAGGCGTTTTTAACTGACACCGCATTAAAGAATATAGCAGCAACGACGATGTACAACTTAGATTGTTTTGTGAAAGGAGAGAAAGGGGTGAATGAATTGACGTAA